A window of Bombus terrestris chromosome 4, iyBomTerr1.2, whole genome shotgun sequence genomic DNA:
TATCGTGTAGTAGACCACCAGGTAGTATactgttatttatatttattgctaataatatctataaatgtaaaatattgtatgtaAATAATCTTTCTATCGAAAATGATGTTgagttaaatttaaatgaatttacttagttcattttcattttgttataatatatttatacgaataataagttagtatacatattatgttCTCAAATAATAAGAACCAACCTTGCATATTGCATAGTAATTGTGATCACTAACTTTATGACTACATATATCAATACCAGAAAATGCCAGACATTCTGAGCAGCTAAAATTCTCAGTATTTACTTGTAATTGACTCCATGTAGTTGGTCTCTCTAAGAAgtatataaaattcttaaataattaaCTGGGATATGAGTGTTACTCTGTGCtttattctttttctaataaatgttaagattttttcaattatttttagattACCTATAGGAGCAATGTTTCTGTCAACAATAATGACATTTTCTAGATCTACAAATTTTACATTATCAATTGAATCAACTGCTATATTATCAGCAGATATATCGGTTAAATAGAAGCCAAAATTATCATCTTTGTAAGTAAATTTGTAAGCAGCATCTAGAAGACTCGAAGCTAATTTAGCCCTACGTAACCATGGTTCATTATAATAAGCAGTTAACGGCATCCCAACATATTCCTCAATTAAAATGCGACCACAGGTACCAAAATATCTTGGTACTGGCCAATCCTTATTTGTAGATAATATCTATAAACAAAGATATCTTAGTTCATTTTATCAAAGCATTTTATAAGCATATAAAGCTGTATGTTTCAATTGTTTTTGCTGATAAAAGCTTATGTAGAAATCcctatatatgaaaaataatataatataaaaataatacattttcagGTTAGTTTAGTTAATGTAAGTAAATTTggtgaatttatatttaaataatttgacaTAAACAAGTATATATGTACCTGAAGAAGGAGAGGCTCAGGATTAAGAACTGTCAATACCCAAATATTAATATGAAGTATATTTCTatcgatatttttctcattACGATATACATTACTTAAGAGATCATTTAAATGTTGAACAGTAGGACAAAGTTTTAAATGATTGAAGTTATTTTTCGTAGAATTCACATGAACTTCTTTTTTGATAAGTTCATGGAAATCGACTTCAACTTTATTATCTATttcttttgcattttttatacaaacatgagaAATTCTTTTGTTCTTGCAAAGCATTCGATCAAATTCATCTAATTCCGAATTTTGTGCTAACTTCTTCAGAACAACTCTGCTATTATTAAAGGAtccaaaaaatacattttttactcCAAAAAAATATGCAAACACAGAATAAAAATCATGAAATGCGATATCTATTTCATGAATATAATTGCATGCAGAAATACCAAAACATGCTGGACATTTATGTAATTCTGTTAAACGATTTATGTCCGGTCGAAATGTAATAATTGTGGACCACTTTAATGCTATTAAAATTGTTAGAAGGGATAACAGCTCccactttttaaattttaatatattatatatatatggtaaAATCATGTTACGCTGTCACCAGAACTTGTTTTTAATATGATTGCGTGAAGTTGGCTTCAATTATTATATTCAGGAACCAGAGAGGCTATAGGGATATATCTCTGTGTTCAATATAGTAAAATCCTTTTTCTTGCAAGATAGATAAAGATGAATAGAATGTCTCTATCTCCGTCTGAGACATTGTCACGTATGCGCAGAACGAGAACCTTCTTatcttccatgttgatttttcgcAATTCAATTTTCGAACGGTTTCTTCTGTACTTTCGATATATGTGTGTCGAGATCAGTTTATCTGACCGTGATTGCAATTCCTAGTCTTTGATATGTacctattatatttatattttgaggTAATAGTTTAGTTTTTtgattaaataaacaaaaacatGGATTATCATGAAATACTGCTTCATTTAACAACATTTAATAAAACTGAAAGTGGTATGatgacattttttatatattaaaacgagtaaattttataatcattaaaaattgttaatgggagttttataattttataagttttagGAAAGGCTGACTTTGATGAAAGATTACAGAAGGCTTTGGAAAAAGTACAACTGGTTTTAGTGAAAAATGATGAAAACCTTGTAATTAACAGTATTGAAGATGAAAATGGACCTGACGATATTAGGTAATGTCagcattttttataacttttaaatataatatgttgGCAGCTACATCTGAATTTCAACTTTTCGATTGCACGTGCCATGATATAAATTGACAATATAAAAGacaattttgttattcttttcTTCAATCGAATAAAAAAACAATGCTCAAAATCATTTTACATTAATGATAAACAAGTATCTCTGGCATctcaaacatttaaaaatattttgtcgatTAATAAAGTGCAATGCATGACAAAATGGCACGTGACATGTGATGACTAATCTAATCTAACACATTAagattatataaagttatataaaattatttaaaattaaagatgTCTCAAAAATTCacaataatgtatttttaggTATCGGTACATATATGTCATGATATAtgtcttaaaaaatataaagatgaaTAATTCCACAAACGATGGATCTTTACTTAGCGTTATGCAATTTcgtactataaaaatttgtatagaaaTGATAACTGCTATAGGAATTATATCTTGTCTTTTACCCGGTGTCGGAGTTGACTTGGCTAAATTATGTCCCAGAGTTTTGATGGTCTGGAAGGAAGATATATCAGATTTCCAAGTATGAATTATAGTTATTGCATTAAAAAACACTAAttgggaaaattaaaaatatttcctttatttcaGAAATATAAGAGATTAAAATTCACAGTTAATTCTGTCATAGAATTATACGATGACATTATGTTTCGTCCTCCAATACTTGCTCAAATAGGATCCTTATTCGCTGCACTTTTACAATTATCCTATGCTCCATTGATAAAACCACTTGAAAACACTATACCGActcaagaagaaaatgaaagcaAGGTTAAATTTATAATGACTAAAGATATACATGATAAATTAAAACAAGATCAAGAACACTTTATATGTTTGTTTCATAAGTTATTAAATAACTGTCCCTTACCTATATGCATGAAAGAATTGATGGTAATTCTTGGCATTAAAGGAGTACCAAGATGGCTCCAACGTGAAACCCGCAAATATTTAGTACAACAACTAATGCAACCTAATGGAATTATTTCAATTGTAACTATTGTTTGTGAAAACCCATTGGATTATGGACAACATTGGAATAAATTGGATACTATTTCCCGATTAATAGCTACATCACATGGAATTAATCCtgatgaatattataaatccaTATGTTCACAAgtacattttacaaattatttttgtattagcgattcatatttatttccttGAATACTTGATAATTTTAGGATAAACTATATTTGTTTCAGTTACTGAATCTTTTAAGTTCAACCCGGATTATGCATTCGGCAACAATAGCAAGCTACTGCATTactatattttatgaatacaatCCGATGGTTtgctttaaaaatattgtaaaagtaATATGTGAGCCATTACTAATAAATTCAGAAAATGAAGAGGAGGTGAAAAGCGAGGAAGAGGTGGAAAAATgtattgaaaatttaacaagATGCTTTGTCGCCATggaaagtaaatttaaaaaattgccttCTGAACTTTTAATGGATGTAGctgttcctttattttcattatataacACTGTTAGACAAAGTGCTTACGTACTAAAATCTAAACTAAAACAACTTGTACTATTGCTTTTATACGAACAACCATTAAATACTAATCTTTTTGCCGTATTTCTTGGACACTATGTAACTAATAATTACGGGAAACATTTGAAATCAAAGTTTGGACCAGCAGGTGGAATTGAAATTCTTGGATTAGATAGGACTTGCAAATATGAAGAATTTGCAGATACTTTATTTGATTTGACGTTTACTACAAGAAATTTATCAACTAAACTGTTTacctatttattaaaatttctatcaaattcCATAAAAGTAGATCAAATGGAAGATCAAAATATGTTAGAAACTCAGGAAGATACAATGGaaaagatggaagaaaaattagCAGCTGTGAAACTTCTATCAAGTTTAGCTAATATATCTGTTGTGCAAGAATCACAAGTTGAAGATCCAAAACTAAtgttctattttataaaattattatttaatcagCATATAAAAAGAACACAGGATTTGACAGCAGACGAAGACTATGAAATGTTATATGTAGGCTTAATGTTAGTGAAAATGATtgtaaacgaaagaaagaaatcttTAGATTGGACAGTATTCAATGATTTTGTAAGATTCTTGAAAGAATGTAGtgctttttcaaatattccatcTCAATTGTTAATGTTAATGCAAGAACTGATAGAACTAGTTGAAACTAAAGGTAAGCCAGGAAAAAAACGTTATCAGGACGTGTCAGCCGGTTGTATAGTATCAAACAGATTCGATAACGTAATTCAAGATCTTGCGGATCCGTTACTACCTGTACGTGCTCATGCACTTGTAGTTCTTACTAAACTAATTGAAAATATGGATCCATATACTATTTCTAAAAAGTCAGTTCTTCTACAATTGTTTATGGTTGGTAAAAAGAATCTTTTTCTAGTTTCACTACCTTCTAATGTATTTTGTGTattgtatatctttttttaataggAAAATGTGAAACACGAAGA
This region includes:
- the LOC100645867 gene encoding divergent protein kinase domain 2A gives rise to the protein MILPYIYNILKFKKWELLSLLTILIALKWSTIITFRPDINRLTELHKCPACFGISACNYIHEIDIAFHDFYSVFAYFFGVKNVFFGSFNNSRVVLKKLAQNSELDEFDRMLCKNKRISHVCIKNAKEIDNKVEVDFHELIKKEVHVNSTKNNFNHLKLCPTVQHLNDLLSNVYRNEKNIDRNILHINIWVLTVLNPEPLLLQILSTNKDWPVPRYFGTCGRILIEEYVGMPLTAYYNEPWLRRAKLASSLLDAAYKFTYKDDNFGFYLTDISADNIAVDSIDNVKFVDLENVIIVDRNIAPIERPTTWSQLQVNTENFSCSECLAFSGIDICSHKVSDHNYYAICKILLAININNSILPGGLLHDIPADISKNYPDVQHLIQQCVHPQTLLSRIDAGMQLKKLLDFIIQNQI
- the LOC100645438 gene encoding transport and Golgi organization protein 6 homolog isoform X2 — encoded protein: MDYHEILLHLTTFNKTESGKADFDERLQKALEKVQLVLVKNDENLVINSIEDENGPDDIRYRYIYVMIYVLKNIKMNNSTNDGSLLSVMQFRTIKICIEMITAIGIISCLLPGVGVDLAKLCPRVLMVWKEDISDFQKYKRLKFTVNSVIELYDDIMFRPPILAQIGSLFAALLQLSYAPLIKPLENTIPTQEENESKVKFIMTKDIHDKLKQDQEHFICLFHKLLNNCPLPICMKELMVILGIKGVPRWLQRETRKYLVQQLMQPNGIISIVTIVCENPLDYGQHWNKLDTISRLIATSHGINPDEYYKSICSQLLNLLSSTRIMHSATIASYCITIFYEYNPMVCFKNIVKVICEPLLINSENEEEVKSEEEVEKCIENLTRCFVAMESKFKKLPSELLMDVAVPLFSLYNTVRQSAYVLKSKLKQLVLLLLYEQPLNTNLFAVFLGHYVTNNYGKHLKSKFGPAGGIEILGLDRTCKYEEFADTLFDLTFTTRNLSTKLFTYLLKFLSNSIKVDQMEDQNMLETQEDTMEKMEEKLAAVKLLSSLANISVVQESQVEDPKLMFYFIKLLFNQHIKRTQDLTADEDYEMLYVGLMLVKMIVNERKKSLDWTVFNDFVRFLKECSAFSNIPSQLLMLMQELIELVETKGKPGKKRYQDVSAGCIVSNRFDNVIQDLADPLLPVRAHALVVLTKLIENMDPYTISKKSVLLQLFMENVKHEDSFIYLAAINGLCALATSYPEVVVKTLVQEYIDIPQRISGGDINIETRVKLGEILVKMTRNLGEMVSYYKNILINGFLCAIRDADSLMRASSLSCLAELCKVLGFRLGNDVIEVIYCITSIVKTDKVPECRRAAVMVSTLLFRGLGRDTLTSLGKDLVDLYRGLKHLRDNDEDLILRLHAQIALEELDLIVQDFILASPKLEKKIIL
- the LOC100645438 gene encoding transport and Golgi organization protein 6 homolog isoform X1, producing the protein MDYHEILLHLTTFNKTESVLGKADFDERLQKALEKVQLVLVKNDENLVINSIEDENGPDDIRYRYIYVMIYVLKNIKMNNSTNDGSLLSVMQFRTIKICIEMITAIGIISCLLPGVGVDLAKLCPRVLMVWKEDISDFQKYKRLKFTVNSVIELYDDIMFRPPILAQIGSLFAALLQLSYAPLIKPLENTIPTQEENESKVKFIMTKDIHDKLKQDQEHFICLFHKLLNNCPLPICMKELMVILGIKGVPRWLQRETRKYLVQQLMQPNGIISIVTIVCENPLDYGQHWNKLDTISRLIATSHGINPDEYYKSICSQLLNLLSSTRIMHSATIASYCITIFYEYNPMVCFKNIVKVICEPLLINSENEEEVKSEEEVEKCIENLTRCFVAMESKFKKLPSELLMDVAVPLFSLYNTVRQSAYVLKSKLKQLVLLLLYEQPLNTNLFAVFLGHYVTNNYGKHLKSKFGPAGGIEILGLDRTCKYEEFADTLFDLTFTTRNLSTKLFTYLLKFLSNSIKVDQMEDQNMLETQEDTMEKMEEKLAAVKLLSSLANISVVQESQVEDPKLMFYFIKLLFNQHIKRTQDLTADEDYEMLYVGLMLVKMIVNERKKSLDWTVFNDFVRFLKECSAFSNIPSQLLMLMQELIELVETKGKPGKKRYQDVSAGCIVSNRFDNVIQDLADPLLPVRAHALVVLTKLIENMDPYTISKKSVLLQLFMENVKHEDSFIYLAAINGLCALATSYPEVVVKTLVQEYIDIPQRISGGDINIETRVKLGEILVKMTRNLGEMVSYYKNILINGFLCAIRDADSLMRASSLSCLAELCKVLGFRLGNDVIEVIYCITSIVKTDKVPECRRAAVMVSTLLFRGLGRDTLTSLGKDLVDLYRGLKHLRDNDEDLILRLHAQIALEELDLIVQDFILASPKLEKKIIL